The following proteins are encoded in a genomic region of Necator americanus strain Aroian chromosome II, whole genome shotgun sequence:
- a CDS encoding hypothetical protein (NECATOR_CHRII.G5162.T1): MWAVILCSVIFLSLFSGAEPADVPKSFGCRNSLISDEWRAMVLTFHNEKRRTVARGDQKNKAGEADLPAAKKMNELTWDCNMERVATDEAAKCVDYANNQLGVNQNTFAASSTCNITEKTQEVLNQWWDELTTNGLGADQKYLDASKLDNFANMVYEETNAFACSFAKCSSDIRLVCIYNKLGKENDKVLYEAAAGADTACDDCAAGSECVARLCQPPFTLAAEDPQVCATDSMTNDMSNMAVYMHNYYRALLGSGWAEDKISTYAPLAKAMPALSYDCADLGTEAAARAAACKETPDAPTATRSQNHLAIQNVNIDPEDALKEMAFDQTTKVGCSVAKCQKPGIHFGCLPVRQLGFRFQEVGMSNLSNSFSAWEILPEDEAPLSIAVRRPELPPRHYEAVNRCGGQLARGGSERGLRPALQRIPSRMCLKPQTWIEFWKPPRNCREDFEGIHATGRGDRECSHDSETDMGRPRDGYGVLHSIL; this comes from the exons ATGTGGGCTGTTATACTG TGTTCCGTTATCTTCCTCTCGCTGTTCAGCGGCGCTGAACCTGCGGATGTACCGAAAT CTTTTGGATGTAGAAACTCCTTGATTTCGGATGAATGGAGGGCGATGGTCTTGACGTTCCATAACGAAAAGCGCAGAACTGTTGCACGTGGAGatcaaaaaaacaaagctgGAGAGGCAGACTTGCCTGCTGctaagaaaatgaatgagcTG ACATGGGATTGTAACATGGAACGCGTTGCTACCGATGAAGCTGCGAAATGCGTGGACTACGCTAACAATCAACTTGGAGTCAATCAAAACAC CTTTGCTGCTAGTAGTACTTGCAATATTACCGAAAAAACACAAGAAGTGCTTAACCAATGGTGGGACGAGTTGACGACAAATGGATTAGGAGCCGATCAGAAGTATCTTGACGCCTCCAAGCTCGATAATTTTGCAAAT ATGGTCTACGAGGAGACGAATGCCTTCGCGTGTAGTTTCGCGAAATGCTCTAGCGACATAAGACTGGTTTGCATCTACAACAAACT TGGTAAAGAGAACGATAAGGTGCTGTACGAAGCGGCTGCCGGTGCCGACACAGCGTGTGACGACTGTGCTGCGGGCTCAGAGTGCGTGGCCAGGCTCTGCCAACCTCCGTTCACCCTAG CTGCTGAGGATCCACAGGTGTGTGCGACTGATTCAATGACGAACGATATGTCAAACATGGCTGTGTATATGCACAACTACTACAG AGCGCTTTTGGGCAGTGGATGGGCAGAAGATAAAATTAGTACGTATGCTCCTCTGGCAAAAGCGATGCCGGCATTG AGTTACGATTGTGCAGATCTTGGTACAGAAGCGGCAGCTAGAGCTGCTGCTTGCAAGGAAACTCCTGATGCTCCAACTGCAACACGTTCGCAGAATCACTTAGCGATCCAAAACGTCAACATCGACCCGGAGGACGCTCTAAAGGAG ATGGCTTTTGATCAGACGACAAAGGTCGGTTGCAGTGTTGCGAAATGTCAAAAACCAGGGATTCACTTTGGCTGTCTGCCAGTACGACAA ctaggcttccgattccaagaagtcggaatgtcaaatttgtcgaactccttctcagcttgggagatcctgccggaggacgaagcTCCGCTgagcatcgcagttcgacgtcCTGAGttacctccacgccactatgaggcggtaaaccgttgtggag GGCAGTTAGCTCGAGGAGGATCCGAACGTGGACTACGACCTGCTCTTCAAAGGATTCCTAGCCGAATGTGTCTCAAACCACAAACATGGATCGAATTTTGGaaaccaccaaggaattgtcgGGAAGATTTTGAAG GAATCCATGCCACTGGTCGCGGTGATCGTGAATGTTCTCACGATTCCGAAACAGACATGGGCAGGCCACGTGATGGATATGGCGTTCTTCACTCAATCCTTTGA
- a CDS encoding hypothetical protein (NECATOR_CHRII.G5162.T2), producing the protein MVLTFHNEKRRTVARGDQKNKAGEADLPAAKKMNELTWDCNMERVATDEAAKCVDYANNQLGVNQNTFAASSTCNITEKTQEVLNQWWDELTTNGLGADQKYLDASKLDNFANMVYEETNAFACSFAKCSSDIRLVCIYNKLGKENDKVLYEAAAGADTACDDCAAGSECVARLCQPPFTLAAEDPQVCATDSMTNDMSNMAVYMHNYYRALLGSGWAEDKISTYAPLAKAMPALSYDCADLGTEAAARAAACKETPDAPTATRSQNHLAIQNVNIDPEDALKELGFRFQEVGMSNLSNSFSAWEILPEDEAPLSIAVRRPELPPRHYEAVNRCGGQLARGGSERGLRPALQRIPSRMCLKPQTWIEFWKPPRNCREDFEDLVNVTEDILDDDGKKDERTKQQEKMLELARRYDT; encoded by the exons ATGGTCTTGACGTTCCATAACGAAAAGCGCAGAACTGTTGCACGTGGAGatcaaaaaaacaaagctgGAGAGGCAGACTTGCCTGCTGctaagaaaatgaatgagcTG ACATGGGATTGTAACATGGAACGCGTTGCTACCGATGAAGCTGCGAAATGCGTGGACTACGCTAACAATCAACTTGGAGTCAATCAAAACAC CTTTGCTGCTAGTAGTACTTGCAATATTACCGAAAAAACACAAGAAGTGCTTAACCAATGGTGGGACGAGTTGACGACAAATGGATTAGGAGCCGATCAGAAGTATCTTGACGCCTCCAAGCTCGATAATTTTGCAAAT ATGGTCTACGAGGAGACGAATGCCTTCGCGTGTAGTTTCGCGAAATGCTCTAGCGACATAAGACTGGTTTGCATCTACAACAAACT TGGTAAAGAGAACGATAAGGTGCTGTACGAAGCGGCTGCCGGTGCCGACACAGCGTGTGACGACTGTGCTGCGGGCTCAGAGTGCGTGGCCAGGCTCTGCCAACCTCCGTTCACCCTAG CTGCTGAGGATCCACAGGTGTGTGCGACTGATTCAATGACGAACGATATGTCAAACATGGCTGTGTATATGCACAACTACTACAG AGCGCTTTTGGGCAGTGGATGGGCAGAAGATAAAATTAGTACGTATGCTCCTCTGGCAAAAGCGATGCCGGCATTG AGTTACGATTGTGCAGATCTTGGTACAGAAGCGGCAGCTAGAGCTGCTGCTTGCAAGGAAACTCCTGATGCTCCAACTGCAACACGTTCGCAGAATCACTTAGCGATCCAAAACGTCAACATCGACCCGGAGGACGCTCTAAAGGAG ctaggcttccgattccaagaagtcggaatgtcaaatttgtcgaactccttctcagcttgggagatcctgccggaggacgaagcTCCGCTgagcatcgcagttcgacgtcCTGAGttacctccacgccactatgaggcggtaaaccgttgtggag GGCAGTTAGCTCGAGGAGGATCCGAACGTGGACTACGACCTGCTCTTCAAAGGATTCCTAGCCGAATGTGTCTCAAACCACAAACATGGATCGAATTTTGGaaaccaccaaggaattgtcgGGAAGATTTTGAAG ACCTTGTCAACGTCACTGAAGACATCTTAGATGACGATGGCAAGAAGGATGAGAGAACCAAACAACAGGAAAAGATGCTGGAGCTCGCACGAAGATATGACACCTGA